The genomic window AGTGACAAAAGCAGACAAAAAGGTGGTAGAGCGAACTGCACCCACAAGAGCGCGCCAACTAGTTGCAGCTGGAGATTCCAAGAACTAATGTTTGATCAAGAAATTTTGTGTGTTAGATCACTGACAGGAGATGGATATGCATGAGCAACCAATAAGTAAGACTACAAGACAATAAATGGTTACAGTATGCTAATCTTTTTGGGTGGCTAGGACTTGGGTAAACATTTTGTCTCATTAGCAGAATATAACTAAATAAAATAATACAAGCATATTTGCATTTAGAAAAATCATACTCAAGCATGCTATGCAAGCACAGTACAATGATGGTGCCACAATATAGTTCAATGTTATCTTGTAAAGTTAGGTTTCTGCGAATCAAGCAATATTGGAAAGAGAAATATCTTACACAGATAATAGTATATCAGGTTTCAGTATGACAGCTGAATCcttaaaaatagagaaataaagATGCTAGTGACTAACCTTTTGAAGACGTAGAACAACAAAGGGGACAAATGTCAATGAGAAATACAATGGGAATGTCTTCTTGAATGTTGATGAAACAACATTAACATTATGAGCCAAGCATGATGCTCTGTCAGGATGAATCACGGAACACGGAATAATGGATGGATTGTTTGTCAAAtttatcaaatttgaattcttCTTGTTTGATAAGTAAGCTGAGAGGCCAATGATATCCACAGGACCACCTCTGCAGCATTCTCTGACAATCTTAAAAACAGGTTCTGCAACTGGTCCTGTCTTGAGGATGAAGTCTTGGTACGACTTAGGTAAGCTCTCAGGCCTCATAACAAAAGAATACATAACCTGGAAAGAAAACCCAAGTGATTACACAAGTCTTTCCCTCCAGAACAGAATCATCTTCATGTTAAAGCAAGTTTGTGCTAGACAACTTCAGTTTATTACCTGAGCAGATGCCACAGAAAAAAGTAATGTATCTCCATGTCTCCAATGGCTTCCCCAAAAGTGAAATTTATTCTTAGACTTTGCAGAGTTATATGCACACTGCAATGATCAAGcagtaatgcatcaatatttccTTTATAATGGATCTTCTATCCAATTTTGCCACATAAACATGGAAACTGTTCGGTTGCTGCGGACCTGAGCAAGCCTTGCTAGAAGATATAGAGATAGAGTGCGCCTCCTACTTGAATCATCTAGTGCTAGTATGGCCAAGCCTGCCACCGAACCTGCTAATATTCTGCTCCATCATGTCCTTCAGTTGAGTCATGATTCATGAATATAATTTGAGGGAGAAACTTATAAAGAAACTAGCCTAATATGGACCTACTAGTGACCACCCAAGGTCCAAGAACTGGTTATATGTATACTCGTAGTGAACATGTATCTAACTAGTCGAAGATCTGTACTGAAATGTAGGCAAAGGAGTACCATCATATAGGTACTTACGCATTGTACGGTGTCTCCTTTTTCCGAAATCTCCTTAGGAAACATCTAAGTGCATGATATGATCCAGTGAACCCTCCAAAAAGTAACCCTATGCGGCAAGCTTCCTCCCTTACTATAAGATCTTTCTCCGAAACCAGTTGCTgtaattagaatatttaaatgagtttatttaataaaaaataatgaatcaATGAGAAAGTCAGAATAGTATTGATGGAATATTATTTGTTGGGAAGGGAACCATGGGCAGCCTCAAGATAAGAAACAGCCCAATTCCAGACATACCAGGAAACATTCTGTACGCATATCAGCTAAAGCAAACAACTGAACTCTGGCATATACTTACTACTATATGCGCTACAAATAACTCAACATCTGGCTCAAATATTTTAAGTTTATTCAGTCAATTATCACTGATAATTCAATCCAATAAGCATTGAGAAAGCGATAGCTGTAACATCAGCAGCATGTAAACATGAATCTGGCCTTTGCTCAATTCAACCATTGCACTTTTTTTTGGGTGCATACTCAGCTAAGCAACATCGCTAATTCGAATCAAATGAACCAACCGAACCAAAGGTAGTAACTTTGCATACCCCAATCCCAAgctcccaagtcccaactgAATTCTCGCAACCGATTCATCCCACTCAATCCAATTGCGCGGCGATTCAGCGCCAAACGAAGTAAGATACAAGGCCTGGACGAAGGAGGAAACCTTGAGGTCGAGGAGCGACGCGTAGGACCTGCGTCGCGCGAGCTTGAAGGCGCGGAGGAGGATGCCGATGCCGACGCGCACGCCGTAGGAGAGCAGGAAGGTCTGGCACAGGTTGCCCGCCGCGTGTGCCACGCACGACTCCCCCTCGTGCCCGCACCCCCACCCGCCCTCCAGCTGCTCACCctcccccttccccttccctccGTCCCCGCCCTGATGGCGGTGCAGCTCCTCGATGGCCTCCCTCAgccgctcctccgcctcccgcagccgccgcgccgccgcctccgacaCCTGTGGCTGCTGCCGATGCGCGGCCGCCGGCGCATCAGCAGTAGCCGGAAAAGGAATTGGCATGGGGCGCGGGCCGAGGGTGGGTTCCGAGCCGGCGGAGAGGTCGAACGACGGCGTCGACAGGAACGGCATCGCCGGCGACCGACCGCTGAAGCCTGGGCCTGGGCCTGGGCTTTGGTTCGGCCTCGGGCAGGGTTGCTTCGCTTCGGAGACTCGTCGGCTTCGCGACTGGCTTGGGATGATGGCCTGCGATTCTTGATGGCTAATAAaggggagttttttttatttttatattttctaacttaaatcATTAAATGTATAGGTTCCGGATGAAAgatttaaaataataaatatttatcgcCTTCTGAGAGGGTttctgtcggagagtgaacttctatcgcagggatcccgagagacccctttttagagattcggccgggggatgatcctggaaaagcttgtttgggaaataagcgggaacggaaataaatgcgatggctagtgggagacgatcaccctaatgcaagaaaaagtgggtacgccgggttttagacaggttcgggccgcacggaggcgtaacaccctactcctgtatgagcgctatatttatccttgaaggggattcttcaagga from Phragmites australis chromosome 14, lpPhrAust1.1, whole genome shotgun sequence includes these protein-coding regions:
- the LOC133891178 gene encoding uncharacterized protein LOC133891178 encodes the protein MPFLSTPSFDLSAGSEPTLGPRPMPIPFPATADAPAAAHRQQPQVSEAAARRLREAEERLREAIEELHRHQGGDGGKGKGEGEQLEGGWGCGHEGESCVAHAAGNLCQTFLLSYGVRVGIGILLRAFKLARRRSYASLLDLKQLVSEKDLIVREEACRIGLLFGGFTGSYHALRCFLRRFRKKETPYNAILAGSVAGLAILALDDSSRRRTLSLYLLARLAQCAYNSAKSKNKFHFWGSHWRHGDTLLFSVASAQVMYSFVMRPESLPKSYQDFILKTGPVAEPVFKIVRECCRGGPVDIIGLSAYLSNKKNSNLINLTNNPSIIPCSVIHPDRASCLAHNVNVVSSTFKKTFPLYFSLTFVPFVVLRLQKFLESPAATSWRALVGAVRSTTFLSAFVTLFQAAICLHRKVANKDHKLVYWFAGLVSGLSILLEKKVRRAELALYVFPRAGDSLWYILINRHLIPNIKNAEVALFCMCMGGIMYFLEYEPDTMAPFLRGLIRRFLASKISNLSPPPNRNASYSYVQTLNALEQSRTQPGPENALTASEKYNLESIPGL